One Odontesthes bonariensis isolate fOdoBon6 chromosome 12, fOdoBon6.hap1, whole genome shotgun sequence genomic window, GAAGGAATATCTTCATAATGATAGCCCTGTGAGGATATGGTTAGGTTTGAATTACAGACATATTCATGAAGAACAGACAGCTAACGTTCGGGCAGCTACATAACAAATAAAATGCTGTGGGAGCAGGTTGTTGGCCTTTTGAGTGCTCTGTTCTGTAAAGACCTGGCAAGAAATTACacagaatggggggggggggggtgtattaTGTAAGGCAACCCTGGAAAATAATCTAATTGGGGCAATGCAGTCACATACTCGGCTGCAGGGAAAAAATGAGGTGCAAACCGCCTCTGGGACAGGGCAgcgtttttttaatactttttataGCATCAAGTTCAGTAGTTTCTAAGTAACCATAGgttgagaaaaaaatatatattcagaTTTTAAGACCACTAAAGCTAAAAAATATTATGGCAATTACATTACAAATGTTCCATTAACGTGACATATAAGAAGAACACTAAAGGCACAAAGAACATGAATTTGCTAGAAATGGTGTGGGCAAAGAATAATTCTTTTAAGGAGGAAATAAACACTAGcctaaaatgttgtttttgctGCCCACTCTGTACAGATGCACAGGTAGCAGTTAATTATTccttgtgtatgtgtatgtaaaaCACTGCAAGGGTGTCATGGTCAGCCTTGTGTTAAACCATTCTTCGAGGTACAGACACAAGTGATGGAAAAGTtgcaaaaaaataagaaaaaacagcGCAGAAACAATAGAAAAAGGTAAgtcaaatgaaacattttggAAAGTAAAGTTTATTGTGACattgtgaaattaaaaaaaaagcaaaacacacaaaaacaaaaaaacaaagaatagGAAATCAATAAAAACGAACAAACTACACACTGCTAAATGTATGCTAACAATGGAAGATGGATATGATGGGGAACTGCTGTGCTGGTGACTCCTGCAGAAAGCACCAGCTGTGTGACACACCAAGGCAACTTGTCACCTGTGGGTCTCCTTCTTGGGCAGGAGTGGTGTTGGATGGGACGGGTCTGGCGGACAGCTGGCTTCATCCCACTCCTCTTGGATGGAGACAGACTCTGAGTCTCCAATTTTTTGGTGATATCAGTCTTCTTTATGATAGCTACATTATCAGAAGAAACAAGGCCATTGAGTAAAGCACAGGGAAGCAAAAAATAAGCAGAGATAGCTGCTGAGCCATGTCAAAATGCTGACTGCCGTGAGATAAAGACTCCCCAGGAGCCCTTTGTAGCCGTTGTACTTGTTGATGCATGCATAAACAGATGACTTAATCACACGTGGGCTGCAAATATTTTGacaatgttttatatttttagaACAGCCACATGTATAAACAGCATTACTAAACTAACAGAACAAAGAGAATTGTGTAGTAATATTGTTTCTGCAAGAAGCAGTAACATATTTACAGTAGCATGGTGATGAACTCTAGTATTACATGTAAGAATTTATTAAGAATTTagcacactgtacagaatataCACAGATACTGTACTACTTAAATTACGAATataattataaacaaaatttaagtGAGAAagaaccttttttcttcttgACTTCCTCTCTGGGGATGTAGATGGGTTCTTTGCGGACAGGTTTGCGTTCAGGTGTTGAGATCCTTCCTTTAGGTCGCCCTCCTTTGGTCTTGGGTTTaacctgtttttctgtcttctgcTGTTGTGTCTGCTTGTTCTGGACCACGGAAGGCTTTTTGACTGGACTAGGCACCTTGGGCAAAGGCTCAATCTGCTCTGTTGCCATACTCCTATCATCATCTGATAAACAAGGCAGAGAAAAAGTCATTCATTTGAAGCAGAAGAAGGAAGAGGGAGGAGAAACTATCAtgacagaacaaagagatcTCACCTTGTGTGTCCACCCAGGAGCTGTCCAGGATGGAGTCATCTACAGTGGTTTCATCTCTGTCATAGCTTTCTGTTGGTCCTTCTGTTTCTATGGTCTGAGTCTCCCTTCCTGGGGAGGCAGGGGTTTCAGGAACATCACCCACCTCCTCTAAACTGGCTGCTTCCATGTCAGCTTCCTGGGCCAACTCCACagactcctcctcttcctcttcatcttcttTCCGGGCAGGGACACAAAGGGCTTCATCCTCAAGTGGAGCTGAGAAACGAACGCTGTGCCCCGGTTCCTCAGCTTCATCGAAGGTCTGGACCACAGTGATGAAATCATCTTCGACCATCACCACCGATTCAATGGCAGCACGGGTCTCTGGTATCTCCTTTGTCACCTCTGGCCCTGCAGCTGCTAACTTTAAAACATCTCCCTCACTCTTCTCTTTCGAGTTGCAAGCTTCTTCCTCAGCAGCATTAATGGCggcttttttgttttgctgtctTGATTCTAATTCCACTGGCTGGTCTGCAAGCCTCTTGTCCATCTCAGCTGCTTTCtcgttttctttcttctctttcagttCCTTTTCTATCTTTTctatctcttctttttcttttgcttccCTCTCTATCTTTTCCttctcttccttttcttttgcttcCTTCTCtatcttttctttctctgcctTCTCTCTCATTTGTTGCTCCATCGTTTCTTTTTCcagcctttctttcctttctttctcctctTGCTCCAtcttttccttctcttctctttcattCCTCTCCCtatcttctctctctttttcttccttttcttttttctccctctcttctgtttctttcttctctaTTAGCTCCCTCTCTGCTTTCGCTTTCTTCTCGttctcttccttttcttttagctccctctctgctttctctttcttctcgttctcttccttttcttttagctctctctctgctttctctttcttctcgttctcttccttttcttttagctccctctctgctttctctttcttctcgtactcttccttttcttttagctccctctctgctttctctttcttctcgtactcttccttttcttttagctccctctctgctttctctttcttctcgttctcttccttttcttttagctccctctctgctttctccttctccagtctctctctctcttgctcttcctgctttttctccttcctttctttctcctctCTCAGTATCCTCTCTGCCTCTTCTTTCTTCTGTCTTTCCTGTTCCTCTGtccctttcatttccttttctttcttttctgcttcCTCCCTGactttcctctcttcctcttctttctttttcatctcGACTGCCTCCCTCTCTTGTTCTTCCTTAATTTTTCTTACAATCTCATCTCGCTCATCTTTGTTTATTCCTAACACAGGTGAAGGTGCTCTTTTTGGGGAACCATATAATTCTCTTTGTTTAAGTTTGGAAGGTGACAGTACTGGGGAGAGCAGCTTGTCATCATCGATGTTGCTCTCCACAGATGAAGTAGGAGAAGTTTTGACGGGTCTTGCAATCCGGTCCTTAGCCATGCCAGTCAGTTGGTACACATCCTCAGCATCCACCTCCTCATATGCTTCCTGGTGTACCAGCTTCACCTTCTCCCGAAGCTCCTGCAGTTCTCGTTCCTCCTCTAAACTGAGAGGCCTGTCCTCCATCTCCAATTTGCGGATCTGCCTCTCGTAGTCTGCAATCTCAGTTTCTGATGCTGAGCCTTCACCACTAGCTTGTCGTTCAGTCTCACTGGCTGACCTCTCACATTCTTCTAGAGTCACAGTTACAGTTGGTGTCACAAAGGACTCAATTGGCTGAGTAAGTGGTGTCTCGCTTACGGATTTTACCGGCTGATTATCTACAATATCTTTGCTTGTTTCCTCTATAGATTCTTTCTTAACCACCTGCCTCTGGTCTTGCCTCTCTTCTACGTCAACAACTCCTGATGGCTGGCTCTTGTCCTCCACAGATGTATCTCTAACAGCTAATTTTCTTGCCTGTTCTGCCACTTTCTCCTCAAGGACAGATGGAGTGAAGACCTGCGCAGAAGTGTCTGGGCTGAACACATCTGCAGGGGATGGCATGGGCCCCGAATATTCACTGAACACACAATAACCCATCTCTTCCAGTTGGCTTTCACTCTTTCTTGCTCCAGGACTCTGTTCCCCTGAAGTTAGGCTAGCCATTGGGTCGTCAGTGAAAGCTGAAACATCATCTTGAATCGACTTCCTCTGGATGATTTCTGGCTCTGTGTTTTCCGAAGCCAGTCTAGAACGGGTACCAGCAAGGTCCAACATCTCGGGCAAGTCTTGCGTCATCACTGTTCCATTTTTGTAAGTGTTGTTAGAGGGCTGAGGTGATTCTGGAGAGTCTGGTTCCGAAGTGGCTTTTGAAGGTGGTTCAGCTGTCCGTGGAGGGGATGAGGAATCTGAGGTGACGGAAGCTGCGGTCTCCAGGATGAGGGGAGGGAATGATGGAGGCTTATCCGAAGAAGGTGTAGAAACCGGAAGGTAATCAGCTGACTCATCTAGACTTCCACTGGTATATGACATGATGTCTGTGGCCAGTGGGGAGAAGTTCCTAGGTCGACCTTGTCCACTTTGATCCATTGTGCCAATAGTAATATTAAGTGAATAACTCCTTTGCTCTAAGGCAAGTTTACCGGGGGAAAGCCTGCATTCATTACTCTTGTCAGGCACTGTAAAGACGCCAGTGTCTTCTGCTGTACTTTTCTTAGTTTCAGGTTTATCCTTTGCTTCAGCTAGTGTGCTGTAGCTAATCTCCTGAGGCTTGGAATCACCTGTAGTCTTCTTCTCACCAGCTCGACTAAGTTCGTAATAACCCTCACCCTTACACTGGGGATCTTCATCAACCTCCATAGCTGATGTTTCAAAATATGCTGACATGCCAGATCTGTCTGTGGCATCTCTTGTTGCATCTCCTCCTTGAACTTTGACTCCCATTGAAGAGAAATCAGAGGGAGCACCGATGCTGCTGAACTCCACCACCTCCACCGATGGCTGCTTTGCGGACACAGTGATTGGCTCACCGTATGTTGGCTGAAGTGTGAGAGATCTGGCTGATTCTTTGGCTTGGCTTTGAACGTCTGGAGGTACAAAAGACGGCATATCCATGGTGGGGCTCTCCGGTACAACTCTTTCACCAGCAAAGAACCCTTGGATCTGGGGCTCAAAAAACTCCTCTGGGCGTTTTTCCGATCCAATACTGTCGGGGCTCATGGACCCACTGTCTTGCTTATCCGAGTCCATCTTCAAGGCTGAAAAGATATCTGTAAGTTGGCTGTTTCTATAACCAAGGAAAAGTATTTCTTTAGCATGCCGTGAATGAGATATTTCCTAAGCCAGGGATCATGAAAACTACAACAGAAACAGGCAAAGCTCTCTCTTAGAAACTTACAGCACAATGATACGGCCATCACTGAAGAAGTACGGCGAGATTATGGGATCCACCAAGTCACAAATGATGAAAATTATGGGGTGGTGTTTGATGGAACCGGCATGAAGTAAGTGTGATGCTGATTTGGGGGAAACAAGCTATAACAGATGGGAGGAATATCCATGCTTTTaacatcaaaacaaaagaaTGAGCATTTCTATCATTCTTAAAAAACACAATGCATTTTTTCAAGAATGTGTCTATTTACAAGCCGTCAAAATTCATATTTTCACTTAGATCTGATAGGATTTAGAGGATTTTATAATGTCACAAGTCGATCCAAAACATAACCAGCATCTTGTTTGTGAATGACGGAGAAATGCCATATTCTGTCAACaacaaaagatgacaaaaataACCAAAAAATATAAACCAATGGTAGTCTTTCTGTAAAgtcacttttttatatatacagtatgGTTCTACTGACAGCTTTACCACACTGAACATGAGACAGCCAACACAAAACCCCCTGCAAAATCTGTATTCAGAATCATGATAATAATATGAGCAATGCATGTTCAGTAACTATGATTTATGGCAATATAAAAGGCACAGAACTGGCATACCAGCACAAAGCCATTTTGTGTGAAAAAAATGAGAAACCTGTAAGCTTATAAGCtggtgaaataaaacaaaaaaagcactgtTACGTATAGCATCACTTCACGTCATCATACCAACACGAAACGGCCGGCCCCAAAAACCAGAGCaagtaaaagaaaacacaagcaAATACAACACGCAATAAAACCAGGATCAATTCAACATTGTGGCTCTTTTCACCAACAAGCCTGTGTTGCCTTGCAGCCGCAGCAGAGCGCAGGGAGGGATACTTGCCATTCCGCTTGACTTACAATGCTTATGTTATTCACCTTCTTCTAACACATCTTGCATTCTAATATAGTGGACAATGCAGTAACATGCAGACAAGGAGAGCAGAGGGCAGGACACACCTGTCTCTGGGTCTTCCTCaccctctgcttcctcctcctccgctcTGTCCATAGAGCTTTCTGCAGCAGCACTAGCTGCCTCAGCCGGCTCCAGGTCTATATCCTGGGCCTCGTCTACGGCCTCTGCCTGATCTAAGGGTTCAGCATGGGGGCTGTCCAGCTCGGGCTCTTCCCCGCTCCACTGATGCTCATCAAGAGCAGCCTCCGACTCTGCTGCCTCTGtactttcctcctcctcctcttccacctcctcctcctcctcgtatTCAGCTGTAAGAGCCTCCATGGTCTCTTCTTCTCAACAGCAGGGTGAAAGGGGGGACACATTAAGACCACAGGCAACACAGACTTGGGTTATGTGAGAACACAACTTATGAGGGGACACTTTCAGCTCTGTGAACAGATGATGTCACGTGTTTGTATCTTTACACATACAGGTACATTACATATATGGTGCAGAGTATTGTTGGGTGAGAGGTTTTCAATCCGTGACAGGTATTTCAGTCCGAAATTGATACTGTGGGTGCTTACTGTGATCAAACTATAAAGGCTTATTTGCCCAAATTTGCCCTTTGAGTGATATTACATGATGAAAATTACAACTTTTTCACTTTCTATTTCTCTTGCACACAACATATCTGCAACCCAAACTGACTATTATTGATGACAGAGGTAGTTTAAAGAAAATGATAACAGAAATAAAACTACAATTCATGGCTcaatactgtgcaaaaactgACTATTTTTGTTCAGAGCATTTCCAAAATCAAATTTTTTCTGaaaatgcatatatatatatatatatatatatatatatatatatatatataaataaataaatatttatgattaaagaaatatgattttttttttaaaaaacgcttAGCTATGCATCCATCTAATCGTCATATTTATTCATATAGAACTGGAGCAAGCTGGCATATTCACTGGGGAAAAACATTAATTTCACAGCTTAAGGTGCTGATGCTGGGGAATTAACATTCAATTTTTGTGCAACTGTGTCATTCAAATAAgctaaataacaacaaaaagaggaaaaaatataATATCTGGATACAAAGTTTCTGTTAATACTGCTCATTCGCTTCAGACATAATAATGGCATGCAAAATTGTTAATGTTATAGTAACTATTATTAAGAAACAGCTACAGAAAGCGAATGAGCTACATGTTACTGATCTGCTCATGTTATTGATGTCAAGCTCACAAAGTCgatattaaaacaaaattaaagtgTGCAACAATTATAGCAATTTAAGTGTGAACTTTTCAACTGTTTTCTGTAATATCATCCATTTTTATAATAGTTCTAATAGAGAAAATGTCAAAAAATAACTTTTGTAAAATTAGTTTTATACAACATTTTGATCAGTTTGATCATATGACTTCCCCTCTTTCATATGTTCAAGACCAAAAATTTTCTAAAAATCTTTTCATGCTCTAAAACATCACAGTGAAAGGTTTAAACAGTtactgtattaaaaaaaaatgaagatttATCGGACTGCGATTTTCTGTTATGTGTGACTTTCTTAAGCTTGTTATAAACGCTTAATTGCTGGTTGTGGTTATTCATACAGACATCGATGATGGGCTAGTATCATCGAAACTGGAATGAGACCCATTGAAACTGCAAACAAGATGTTTTGTGTGCTTTGGAGCTGAAAGTCTTCCTTGTTGCCACAGTGAGAGTGTTAGAGTAGGGACTGATGTGTGGAGAGGAACTGACACAGTACACCATGGTAAAAGAAAAGTGATAATCTTGAGGAATTAACTAAATTAATCAGTATGGGAGATGACTGGCAAAGAGAAATCTTGTGCATAAAGGTCATGCACAGTGTCTCTGAGACATTTATGAAAGTAATGGATCTTAATTCATGTCCCAAAAGTCAGCCTTGTGGGCCATGTGGTCTTACTGATGAGGATGTTCACTGACGGAGCCACAAAAAACCCACTGCTGTATCTTTGAGACATCACTGCTATGCGCTGGAGTTAACGGCATGGCAACCACAGGAAGCAATGGCTTTTGGTGAAAATGAATGAGAATAAGAAAGATGAATGTTAAATAAGCACGTCAAATTTTGAGTAGACACACATCACAAGGACAAACAAACCTCACGCAAAGACAGACGAAGAGACAAATGGACGGACGGAGGGACGGAGGGACAAAAGGAAGGAGGGATGAAGCGAGGAGGTCAAATCacagaaggaaagaaagagagaggagatgagGGGAGAAATGGCAAAGAGGAACCATGCGTGGTTCACCTTCAATCTGTCTAAAGGCCACGGCATGCCCTGTGGGGCGAGCGCCCGAGTGCGTCCACTCTGGGCTGAACAATGGGTGCTCATAGTACTCCTCGTCGGAGTGGTAGGGGTCGTCCTCGGGCACGGAAACTGAGATGGAGGGGGCGAGGAACTTGCACCTCTCCCGAGAATTTTGGAAGCGACGGAGAGGGCCCGCCTCCTCCTCATCCCCTACATCTACAAACAAGACAGACACAAGGAGAAGAACTGCAGGGAAATCTCGACACACGGACTAAAAGAGAGACAGCGAGAAGGAaggaaaagataaagaaaaagaaaacaatgaaaaaaaaatgggaaaactggcaaaaaaaacaaccatctTAAAGTTGATTTATCACACAATATATTGGTAAGTTATTCAAATTTAGGGTTATTTTTTGTGGGGGTATTTCTGTCTGTAGCTTGGTAGCACAATGTTTGCCCACATGTCACGTCATGTAATCTTTATCTCTTTAAACTGAAATTATAAACCATTCAACAGCACCCCATTTATGTGCTTCTTGGCATCACTTTCAAGGCAGGACCAAACtgcaaaaaaagtaaaagaaggCTGTGTGATGACAGCATCTCAACCAGGTAAGGATTTAGAAAGACTACCGGAATAATTCCATAAGTCATCTTTTGTCCTCTTCGTTGTTCCACGCTAACCCTACAATCAATGGTCTAACTTTAAATGGGGCCAACAGTGGATCTTAAAGTTCCCCAGATGACTTTTAAAGATGgccattttttttgcaaagaaaGGGTACATAAGGCTtgagaagattaaaaaaaattaaaccatTAGAATAGGCAACAAAAAGAGAAACGTGTAGACAGACTGAGACACGTATGAAGAAGACTTGAGAACAAGAGAGACATCACACACAGGACTACAACAAGTAGACAGTGACAAGCAACTGAAAGATAGCAAAGCTTTGGGGGCCAGCCTTTATCCGAGACCAACAAAATGAGCATAATGCATCATTTAAGGAAAAAAATCGTCTTTGTTCCACAATGACTAAacctaaacaaaaacacaacattaaaAGGAAACAGTTACAACCACGGTAGCACAGCAGAAGGTtggataaaagaaagaaagactgaaAAGGTGTGTTTTGCCAGCTACGACACAAACAAAGCTCTTTTTTTGCAATTCCCTGGATCTGCTCAAAGCTATGTAAAGACTCAAAAATACAACACCAACCCACCAACTAAGCCTTTTTTAACACTCAGGGTGAAACAGAAAACTTGTCACCTGGGTATGCAAAGACTTAAACCTACACTTTTATCGTCGAGTGTAGAGCTCCAAGTTGCACTGTTCAACAATTGCTGAAAACCAAATGTAAGAGTCAACGAAAAACAACCTAACTGCATCATCGGTCTAACTGGTAAACTGGAGGGCAAAGAATCATTTATGTCAGAGGGCAAACTATGCTCATAGGTTGCATTTCTTCTTATCCTCTTTTTGCTATTTGCTTTTTCCTCTTTCCATCTCACGTCCATTTCACAGTTTCAGTCTATAGATTTAGCTTTAGAGATGAACCTCTGACCTTTAGCCCTTAACCACATACcccaaaaaatttaaaaatataaaaaataaaaaacagacaaCAGACAATGACCAGAAAACGCAACACCATGACAACAGACATGCAAAACTTAGAAGAACAAAACAGACAAACGACAAGAAGTTGCAGGATTACCTAAATTTTCATATTAGTGTGTGTGGAGACAGTGAGGTGTGGAGGTTAGAGGAGTGGATGAAGAGGATGATAAAAAAGAGTGCGCTTGGTATGACACAGTGGTCATGCATGTGAGTGTGTCTTCATTCCAGAGAAATTGTGACGACAATGAAGATACTAAGTGCATCGGTTCCAGGAGTATGATGAAAAGGATGAAGCTGAATCTCCGAGGAAATGGATGACAGGAGAAGGGAGAACATGTCCCTGCTTTTAGCAGCTCTGATTTGGTTTCTTGAATGGGTGTCAATGTGTCGTTTCTCGCCAGCACCACAACACACCAATGTGTTGGCGATCACAAAACTCCTGAGGCTAAAGTGAAGGAAAAGAAGGAAAccatactctttttttttttttttatcagatgtGGTCTTTTTATTCTTGGCCTACCTTGTTCCGGAGGACCAAAGTGCTCAGCTGCAGGTGAAGGGGGAGGGGAAGGAGGCAAATTGGTGGTATCTTCAACTGTAAAGGGGCAAAGAGGGAAGAGGAGGCATGAATATAGTCATAGAAatcaaaaaaagtaaaaacttaATGGATATTCTGCCATTCGTTTGTATGAAACTAGGAGGTACACGAGTAGAGCAAAGTGACACCAACACTGACAAAAGagtttcaaattcaattcaaagaaTATGTGAACTCCAGCAGTTGTGAGAGAAGTCGTAAGACCATGAAGGTGACGGTCGAATTACAGTCATGTAGCTGCACCATCGAACCACCCCTACTGCCTCATAAGAAACACTTGAGAATTACATCTGCTACAAGGTAAATTAAAGATACATGAATGATAAATAGCTCATATGAATCATATTTTCCTCCTTCCACTTGAAGGGCCGGCACCTTACAGGCCTTGCTTTTCTTTCAACTGGACAACCTGTTGTTAACATGTAGCTGAGGATGAATGTAGACAGCTCAGCCTCCATAACATACTCAACTTACAGCAGCATGATTTTAATAAACTCTTTGATCAAACGGTATTCAAGGTTAGCAATGCTCTGTCATGTTGCTGCCCACCAGACCGTCCAGCTGTACTATTATtatgatgtttgtttttctttaaggaAGACTTAGTGTCTGCCATACTGGGTTCAGCGTATGCTTACCACGGATGACTCTTTACTCTGTAAATATGCTGTCTTTTCATGATGTGTGCGACTCCACGAGGCCACGTGTTGTGACTGACTTCTGAACATCAGATGTGCACAACTTGGATAGCAGAATGAATGGGTGCTGGGTGTGAGTTGCTGACTTTTAACTTGCCTTTGGAACCCTGTAGACCTGACAGGGTTGTGCCATGACCCTCATCCAGTGCCAGCTGGGTCAGACAGGCTCCGGCCCCATGTGCCAATTGGACAGAAGATTTTTTTCTATGGTTACTACCCGGCAACGCTTGTTGTGATGCTGACTCACCTGACGGCAGTCGTTGAGTCTCCTGTTCTCCCTTCAGTACTGCCACTGCCTCTGCCGTCACCTCTTGCACAATCCGTGCAGACACTTGCTCTGAGAATAGACAgtcacacaaatacacaagGTGAATAAAACTGTTCATCTAAGTAGAATATAAAGGGAGAGGCTTAAATAGGTCAAATCtaacaaattcaattcaataaatATCCAAAACTgtaagggagaaaaaaaaaaaagtccagttgCCCCTGTTAAATATAATCGAACCACTGCAGTTGTACTGGAACAATATAAGAACTTGAACTTCCAAACTATATATTGATGTTAGAATTTACTATATAAAGTATATATAAAGCAATCTAATTTGCCAATCTTTTCAcacattgctttttttttaaaaatcatgtcACTAAAAACActggatgaaaaccagaaaaccaACCAACTGCTCGAATACTTGTGTGGCTTGTGAAGGTGTTACTATGGAAACCTGACATCATTATACAAAGTGCAGGCTGGAGATGAGATGTATAATTTCCAAAAATCTATTCTGTTTTACTCCATTTTTATCTAACTTTAGGATCTGAGTCATTGTATCTGCAATGACACACATAATTTAATCTTTCTAAAACGCCAGATTCAGA contains:
- the map2 gene encoding uncharacterized protein map2 isoform X10, with the translated sequence MAVSLCSLKMDSDKQDSGSMSPDSIGSEKRPEEFFEPQIQGFFAGERVVPESPTMDMPSFVPPDVQSQAKESARSLTLQPTYGEPITVSAKQPSVEVVEFSSIGAPSDFSSMGVKVQGGDATRDATDRSGMSAYFETSAMEVDEDPQCKGEGYYELSRAGEKKTTGDSKPQEISYSTLAEAKDKPETKKSTAEDTGVFTVPDKSNECRLSPGKLALEQRSYSLNITIGTMDQSGQGRPRNFSPLATDIMSYTSGSLDESADYLPVSTPSSDKPPSFPPLILETAASVTSDSSSPPRTAEPPSKATSEPDSPESPQPSNNTYKNGTVMTQDLPEMLDLAGTRSRLASENTEPEIIQRKSIQDDVSAFTDDPMASLTSGEQSPGARKSESQLEEMGYCVFSEYSGPMPSPADVFSPDTSAQVFTPSVLEEKVAEQARKLAVRDTSVEDKSQPSGVVDVEERQDQRQVVKKESIEETSKDIVDNQPVKSVSETPLTQPIESFVTPTVTVTLEECERSASETERQASGEGSASETEIADYERQIRKLEMEDRPLSLEEERELQELREKVKLVHQEAYEEVDAEDVYQLTGMAKDRIARPVKTSPTSSVESNIDDDKLLSPVLSPSKLKQRELYGSPKRAPSPVLGINKDERDEIVRKIKEEQEREAVEMKKKEEEERKVREEAEKKEKEMKGTEEQERQKKEEAERILREEKERKEKKQEEQERERLEKEKAERELKEKEENEKKEKAERELKEKEEYEKKEKAERELKEKEEYEKKEKAERELKEKEENEKKEKAERELKEKEENEKKEKAERELKEKEENEKKAKAERELIEKKETEEREKKEKEEKEREDRERNEREEKEKMEQEEKERKERLEKETMEQQMREKAEKEKIEKEAKEKEEKEKIEREAKEKEEIEKIEKELKEKKENEKAAEMDKRLADQPVELESRQQNKKAAINAAEEEACNSKEKSEGDVLKLAAAGPEVTKEIPETRAAIESVVMVEDDFITVVQTFDEAEEPGHSVRFSAPLEDEALCVPARKEDEEEEEESVELAQEADMEAASLEEVGDVPETPASPGRETQTIETEGPTESYDRDETTVDDSILDSSWVDTQDDDRSMATEQIEPLPKVPSPVKKPSVVQNKQTQQQKTEKQVKPKTKGGRPKGRISTPERKPVRKEPIYIPREEVKKKKAIIKKTDITKKLETQSLSPSKRSGMKPAVRQTRPIQHHSCPRRRPTETPPDSRQPLSVARQSRDRASIPTSISRAAASLDRLHLSSAEPQGSPELQRLKAKDGGSQSPEKRSSLSRHTSILSRRGYHEHEESSTSITSSGSTAPRRPTSFRTEMRAEHRIGRTPSMTVAESVRSRSARSGHSTPRTPGSTAITPGTPPSYSSSSWTPGTPRSLSLISHERKVAIVRTPPKSPATTPKQLRIINQPLPDFKNIKSKIGSTENIKYQPKGGQVFIPSVKLDYRHVQSRCGSLDRRGYSAGGGNVQIQNKKIDLSHVTSKCGSLDNIHHRPGGGNVRIESVKLGFKDKAQAKVGSMDNTHHIPGGGHIMIESHRLAFRDQAKARVDHGAEIIVQSPGLSGTVSPHRHQESQLSSSGSLNMMESPQLATLAEDVTAALAKQGL
- the map2 gene encoding uncharacterized protein map2 isoform X9 gives rise to the protein MADGRQPEDGTPQWDPSGGQEPGGTHGANGYSASAFRTCQPGGAHMATAPYTARENGFNGELTGAHAITAEQVSARIVQEVTAEAVAVLKGEQETQRLPSVEDTTNLPPSPPPSPAAEHFGPPEQALKMDSDKQDSGSMSPDSIGSEKRPEEFFEPQIQGFFAGERVVPESPTMDMPSFVPPDVQSQAKESARSLTLQPTYGEPITVSAKQPSVEVVEFSSIGAPSDFSSMGVKVQGGDATRDATDRSGMSAYFETSAMEVDEDPQCKGEGYYELSRAGEKKTTGDSKPQEISYSTLAEAKDKPETKKSTAEDTGVFTVPDKSNECRLSPGKLALEQRSYSLNITIGTMDQSGQGRPRNFSPLATDIMSYTSGSLDESADYLPVSTPSSDKPPSFPPLILETAASVTSDSSSPPRTAEPPSKATSEPDSPESPQPSNNTYKNGTVMTQDLPEMLDLAGTRSRLASENTEPEIIQRKSIQDDVSAFTDDPMASLTSGEQSPGARKSESQLEEMGYCVFSEYSGPMPSPADVFSPDTSAQVFTPSVLEEKVAEQARKLAVRDTSVEDKSQPSGVVDVEERQDQRQVVKKESIEETSKDIVDNQPVKSVSETPLTQPIESFVTPTVTVTLEECERSASETERQASGEGSASETEIADYERQIRKLEMEDRPLSLEEERELQELREKVKLVHQEAYEEVDAEDVYQLTGMAKDRIARPVKTSPTSSVESNIDDDKLLSPVLSPSKLKQRELYGSPKRAPSPVLGINKDERDEIVRKIKEEQEREAVEMKKKEEEERKVREEAEKKEKEMKGTEEQERQKKEEAERILREEKERKEKKQEEQERERLEKEKAERELKEKEENEKKEKAERELKEKEEYEKKEKAERELKEKEEYEKKEKAERELKEKEENEKKEKAERELKEKEENEKKEKAERELKEKEENEKKAKAERELIEKKETEEREKKEKEEKEREDRERNEREEKEKMEQEEKERKERLEKETMEQQMREKAEKEKIEKEAKEKEEKEKIEREAKEKEEIEKIEKELKEKKENEKAAEMDKRLADQPVELESRQQNKKAAINAAEEEACNSKEKSEGDVLKLAAAGPEVTKEIPETRAAIESVVMVEDDFITVVQTFDEAEEPGHSVRFSAPLEDEALCVPARKEDEEEEEESVELAQEADMEAASLEEVGDVPETPASPGRETQTIETEGPTESYDRDETTVDDSILDSSWVDTQDDDRSMATEQIEPLPKVPSPVKKPSVVQNKQTQQQKTEKQVKPKTKGGRPKGRISTPERKPVRKEPIYIPREEVKKKKAIIKKTDITKKLETQSLSPSKRSGMKPAVRQTRPIQHHSCPRRRPTETPPDSRQPLSVARQSRDRASIPTSISRAAASLDRLHLSSAEPQGSPELQRLKAKDGGSQSPEKRSSLSRHTSILSRRGYHEHEESSTSITSSGSTAPRRPTSFRTEMRAEHRIGRTPSMTVAESVRSRSARSGHSTPRTPGSTAITPGTPPSYSSSSWTPGTPRSLSLISHERKVAIVRTPPKSPATTPKQLRIINQPLPDFKNIKSKIGSTENIKYQPKGGQVFIPSVKLDYRHVQSRCGSLDRRGYSAGGGNVQIQNKKIDLSHVTSKCGSLDNIHHRPGGGNVRIESVKLGFKDKAQAKVGSMDNTHHIPGGGHIMIESHRLAFRDQAKARVDHGAEIIVQSPGLSGTVSPHRHQESQLSSSGSLNMMESPQLATLAEDVTAALAKQGL